A portion of the Amia ocellicauda isolate fAmiCal2 chromosome 22, fAmiCal2.hap1, whole genome shotgun sequence genome contains these proteins:
- the LOC136718218 gene encoding C-C motif chemokine 25: MKYSAFFFLLLLTCLYLSLAQGSYENCCLKYVRNVPRHLRKTVTAYRIQETDGSCNIRAIVFIRNNGKVFCADPKIHWTNMLINRLKRANKEKKVKSGNL; this comes from the exons ATGAAGTACAGTGCCTTCTTCTTCCTTCTGCTGCTCACATGCCTGTATCTCAGCCTGGCACAAG GTTCCTATGAGAATTGCTGTCTGAAATACGTAAGGAATGTGCCCAGACACCTCCGCAAGACTGTGACTGCTTACCGTATACAGGAAACGGATGGGTCCTGCAATATTCGAGCCATTGT GTTTATCCGGAATAATGGAAAGGTTTTCTGTGCAGACCCCAAAATCCATTGGACAAATATGTTAATTAATCGACTTAAGAGGGCAAATAAGGAGAAAAAA GTCAAATCCGGAAACTTATAG